One uncultured Caproiciproducens sp. DNA segment encodes these proteins:
- the rplD gene encoding 50S ribosomal protein L4, whose protein sequence is MPKVAVLDMAGKEVEKIDLSDAIFGIEPNAMVLHDMVVNYLANQRQGTQSALTRAEVSGGGRKPWRQKGTGHARQGSTRSPQWTHGGIVFAPKPRDYSYSLNKKVKRLAMKSALSSKVIDNEIIVLDKISLDEYKTKTIVAMLKAIGSEKKALIVLPEVNEKVIASAANIPGVKTAMANTLNVYDILNADRFIVLKDAVAQIEEVYA, encoded by the coding sequence ATGCCTAAAGTAGCAGTACTTGATATGGCCGGCAAAGAAGTAGAGAAAATCGACCTTTCCGATGCCATATTCGGAATTGAACCCAATGCAATGGTTCTGCATGACATGGTAGTGAATTACCTTGCAAACCAGCGTCAGGGCACACAGTCGGCACTAACCCGCGCCGAGGTTTCGGGCGGCGGCAGAAAGCCGTGGAGACAGAAGGGCACCGGTCACGCAAGACAGGGTTCCACACGTTCACCGCAGTGGACTCACGGCGGTATCGTATTTGCTCCAAAGCCGCGCGACTATAGTTATTCGTTAAACAAAAAGGTAAAGCGTCTTGCCATGAAGTCAGCTCTTTCAAGCAAAGTGATCGACAACGAAATAATCGTGCTTGACAAGATTTCACTTGATGAATATAAGACTAAGACCATCGTTGCAATGCTCAAGGCAATCGGCTCCGAGAAAAAAGCCCTCATCGTTCTCCCTGAGGTGAACGAAAAGGTAATTGCTTCGGCAGCCAATATCCCGGGAGTAAAAACAGCAATGGCCAACACCTTGAATGTCTATGACATCTTAAATGCAGACAGGTTCATCGTGCTGAAAGATGCCGTAGCTCAGATTG
- the rplC gene encoding 50S ribosomal protein L3, producing MQKGIIGKKVGMTQIFDEKGNVIPVTVVQAGPCVISQKKTVENDGYAAIQMGYGDLKPQKVTKPMKGHFAKADVAPKKTLREFRLEDTDVFNVGDLVKADTFAAGDKVDVTGTSKGKGYAGVIKRWNFQRLKESHGTGPVARHGGSNGSCSDPSRVFPGLKMAGHLGAEKVTVQNLTVAKVDVENNLIAIKGAVPGPNGGIVVIHDSVKA from the coding sequence ATGCAAAAAGGTATTATCGGCAAGAAAGTCGGCATGACGCAGATTTTCGACGAAAAGGGAAATGTGATCCCTGTAACGGTTGTTCAGGCCGGTCCCTGTGTCATCTCACAGAAGAAAACGGTTGAAAACGACGGCTACGCGGCAATTCAGATGGGCTACGGCGATTTAAAGCCGCAAAAAGTTACAAAGCCTATGAAGGGCCACTTCGCAAAGGCGGATGTTGCTCCGAAGAAAACCCTAAGAGAATTCAGACTGGAAGACACAGATGTTTTCAACGTGGGTGATCTTGTAAAAGCGGACACATTTGCAGCAGGGGACAAGGTTGATGTCACCGGCACCAGCAAAGGTAAGGGATACGCCGGCGTAATTAAGCGCTGGAATTTCCAAAGATTGAAGGAATCACATGGTACAGGCCCTGTTGCCCGCCACGGTGGTTCCAATGGTTCCTGCTCGGATCCGTCAAGAGTGTTCCCTGGCCTAAAGATGGCTGGTCACTTGGGCGCCGAGAAGGTCACGGTTCAGAATTTAACCGTTGCCAAAGTGGATGTGGAAAACAACCTGATTGCTATTAAGGGCGCAGTTCCTGGCCCGAACGGCGGAATCGTAGTAATCCATGACAGCGTTAAGGCGTAA
- the rpsJ gene encoding 30S ribosomal protein S10, with amino-acid sequence MAVKEKIRIRIKGYDHQLVDQSAEKIVQTAKRTGARVAGPVPLPTEKQIITVLRAVHKYKDSREQFEMRTHKRLIDILRPSNKTVEALMGLELPAGVEIEIKL; translated from the coding sequence GTGGCAGTCAAGGAAAAAATCAGGATAAGAATTAAGGGCTACGATCATCAGTTGGTTGATCAGTCGGCTGAAAAGATTGTGCAGACAGCGAAGCGCACGGGCGCAAGGGTTGCCGGACCAGTTCCGCTCCCGACTGAAAAGCAGATCATTACGGTTCTGCGTGCTGTTCACAAGTACAAGGACAGCCGTGAACAATTCGAGATGAGAACGCACAAGAGACTTATCGACATTCTCAGACCATCCAACAAAACCGTAGAGGCTTTGATGGGTCTAGAGCTCCCCGCAGGCGTTGAAATAGAGATTAAACTCTAG